A window from Primulina huaijiensis isolate GDHJ02 chromosome 13, ASM1229523v2, whole genome shotgun sequence encodes these proteins:
- the LOC140991536 gene encoding TATA box-binding protein-associated factor RNA polymerase I subunit B, protein MTGRLRQTCQVCGSSVGFMISDDGFFYCGYCNSQAEDIFDTGVDEEQIINHYSASHSRVRPVHVLAAEPISQVKCTPSQFWDHPYVIEDDMDNEFDPIEPVNIGLCQNNFSYDDYHSTIRSRYLTGLQVMIQLQCEALVEKFNASPLIIGLAGPIWLRFLASTRIMADEWADQVIHDSEGQTQGEAEEFQPSAKYRGDPVNILGKRVVMIWYRSLRSRIPISCSLAISFLVCHVAREAILPSDILKWTLEGKLPYFSAFCEIEKQIGSHSKACPISVSRMFRPIQAVSSQKLESMAADIAVKIGLELPPVNFHAIASRYCSQLSLPSGEILSLACRIYEWSMPTELYLSVNELRIPTRVCVMSILIVAIRILFDINGYGMWESSLSNPSTASQDEINKEIESQSDYNMMDNAAEKSSSNNSKSHFTKFRIPDSGSNGIELLQILESKYSELDDAYAYYHDLSSYLQYCKDVVFSGLRPSFEDLEEEKLLEEFWDLYQNDKGRVGLGTQDDPLHNDKSSGHANRPLTDSHRDARIRQLKLDMEEHKFCYVPPRVKVKRKDYVHYARKRKEVYIYAVHADYYILLRSCAKVAQVETRIMHQATLNFERRLKWLEKMIVYSVNLKQNLDDYCDFCRDDQEQNHDDDTMEQNI, encoded by the exons ATGACAGGAAGATTACGACAGACATGCCAAGTGTGTGGCAGCAGCGTTGGCTTTATGATATCTGATGATGGATTTTTCTATTGTGGCTACTGTAATTCACAAGCAGAAGATATATTTGATACAGGAGTCGATGAAGAACAGATTATCAACCATTACTCGGCCTCGCACAGCCGAGTTCGGCCAGTCCATGTCCTTGCTGCTGAGCCTATCTCTCAGGTAAAATGCACACCGTCTCAGTTTTGGGATCATCCGTATGtgattgaggatgatatggaTAATGAATTTGACCCAATCGAGCCTGTCAACATTGGATTGTGTCAAAATAATTTTAGCTACGACGACTACCATTCCACTATTAGGTCGAGATACTTGACAGGTCTTCAGGTTATGATCCAATTGCAATGCGAGGCTTTGGTTGAGAAATTTAACGCTAGCCCCTTAATTATTGGTCTTGCTGGGCCAATATGGTTAAGGTTTTTGGCTTCCACTAGGATTATGGCTGATGAATGGGCAGACCAGGTCATTCATGATTCCGAGGGTCAGACACAAG GGGAAGCAGAAGAATTTCAGCCTAGTGCTAAATATCGTGGCGACCCTGTTAATATCCTTGGGAAGCGTGTGGTAATGATATGGTATAGATCTCTCCGAAGCAGAATACCTATCTCTTGTTCATTAGCCATCTCTTTCCTTGTTTGTCATGTGGCTAGAGAGGCAATTCTGCCATCTGACATATTGAAGTGGACTCTAGAAGGAAAGCTTCCTTATTTTTCCGCTTTTTGTGAAATTGAAAAGCAGATTGGATCTCATTCTAAGGCATGCCCCATCAGTGTCAGTCGTATGTTCAGGCCCATCCAAGCTGTCTCATCACAGAAGTTGGAGTCAATGGCAGCTGATATTGCAGTGAAAATTGGTCTGGAGTTACCTCCTGTGAACTTTCATGCTATTGCTTCCCGCTATTGCTCTCAGTTATCTCTGCCATCAGGAGAAATACTTTCTCTGGCTTGTCGCATATACGAATGGTCTATGCCTACGGAGTTGTATCTGTCAGTTAACGAGTTAAGGATTCCAACTCGTGTATGTGTCATGTCTATACTCATTGTGGCAATCAGGATTCTTTTTGACATAAATGGCTACGGAATGTGGGAATCAAGTTTGTCCAATCCCAGTACAGCATCTCAAgatgaaataaataaagaaatcgAGTCTCAGTCCGATTATAATATGATGGATAATGCTGCTGAGAAATCATCTTCGAACAATTCAAAATCTCATTTCACCAAATTTCGTattccagattctggatcgaaTGGGATAGAGCTTCTACAAATTCTTGAATCAAAATATAGTGAACTAGATGATGCATATG CATATTACCATGACTTGTCGTCATACCTTCAGTATTGCAAAGATGTAGTTTTTTCTGGATTGCGACCATCATTTGAGGATCTGGAAGAAGAAAAGTTGTTGGAAGAGTTTTGGGATCTTTATCAAAATGACAAG GGGCGCGTAGGATTAGGTACTCAGGACGATCCTTTGCACAATGATAAAAGTTCAGGACATGCTAATCGACCTTTGACAGATTCCCATAGGGATGCACGAATAAGACAACTGAAGTTGGACATGGAAGAACACAAATTTTGTTATGTTCCTCCGCGGGTTAAGGTGAAGAGGAAAGACTATGTCCATTATGCTAGGAAAAGGAAAGAAGTGTATATTTATGCTGTTCATGCTGATTATTACATCTTACTTCGGTCATGTGCTAAGGTTGCCCAAGTTGAAACCAGGATCATGCATCAGGCAACCTTGAATTTTGAGCGGAGATTGAAATGGCTTGAAAAAATGATTGTTTATTCGGTAAATCTGAAGCAGAATCTTGATGATTATTGTGACTTCTGTCGTGACGACCAGGAACAAAACCATGATGATGATACTATGGAGCAGAACATTTGA